The DNA segment TTGAGTTTTCAGGTTTTTGGGCCAGTCCTGAATACCGCTCCAATTGTTTTGGTAAACCACGCCTTGACCGGAAATTCGCAAGTTGTTGGAGAACACGGTTGGTGGAATAGTCTCATTGGCGAAAGCAAAACAATCGACATCAATAAATACACTATTTTGGCTTTCAATGTTCCCGGAAATGGTTACGATGATGTCTTGATAGAAAATAACTTGGATTTTAATGCAAGAGACGTTGCCAAACTTTTTTTGGAAGGAATCAAAATATTGAAAATTCAACAATTGTACGCTATTATTGGTGGTTCTGTTGGCGGAGGAATTGCTTGGGAAATGGTCGCTTTGGAGCCGAAAATTACCCAACATTTAATACCGATTGCCACTGACTGGAAATCGACGGATTGGTTGATTGCCAATTGTTTTTTGCAGGAACAAATCCTGAATAACTCTTCAAAACCGATTGAAGACGCTCGAATTCACGCCATGTTGTGTTACAGAACACCAGAATCGTTCAAAGCCAAATTCCAGCGAACAACGAATGAAGAATTAGCTATTTTTAATGTGGAAAGTTGGTTGAATCATCACGGCAAGAAATTGCAAAAGCGTTTTCAGCTTTCGGCTTATCGAATGATGAACCAGTTGCTCAAAACGATTGACATCACCAGAAACAGGGATTCTTTCGAAGAAATTATTTCTAAGGTTGAAGCCAATATTCACATCATCGGCATTGATTCCGACTTGTTTTTTACGGCGAACGAAAATAAAGAAACCTTCGAAGAATTAAAGAAATTGAATAAAAATGTTTCTTATGGCGAGATAAAATCAATCCACGGCCACGACGCATTTTTGATAGAATACAAACAATTAGATAATTTGCTTAAGGATATTTTTTAAGCATTATACATACAGAACAGATGAAAGTATTAAAATTTGGAGGTAAATCTTTATCCAACGGAGAAGGTATAAACAAAGTTATTTCGATAATCGAAAACAAGGTCAAACAGGGCGAGGAAATTGCCGTTGTGGTTTCTGCAAGAGGAAATGCCACTGACGAATTGGAAGAAATTCTTGGAATTGCCGCTAAAAACGGAGATTACAAAACGCCTTTCGAAAGTTTTAAAAAGGAGCAAAACGGCGAATACGCAGACATCGATTTATCTGTGGAATTCGAAGTTTTGGACAAACTTTTTGAAGGAGTGAGCCTGATTGGTGATTACAGCAACAAAATTAAAGACCAGATTTTATCGCAAGGCGAATTGCTTTCGGCAAAATTATTGACTTCCATTTTAACCCAAAAAGGGATAAATGCCCGCTTGACCGATTCTAGAG comes from the Flavobacterium limnophilum genome and includes:
- a CDS encoding alpha/beta fold hydrolase, giving the protein MENKPTSITLHNFTTESGAFYAFLNLSFQVFGPVLNTAPIVLVNHALTGNSQVVGEHGWWNSLIGESKTIDINKYTILAFNVPGNGYDDVLIENNLDFNARDVAKLFLEGIKILKIQQLYAIIGGSVGGGIAWEMVALEPKITQHLIPIATDWKSTDWLIANCFLQEQILNNSSKPIEDARIHAMLCYRTPESFKAKFQRTTNEELAIFNVESWLNHHGKKLQKRFQLSAYRMMNQLLKTIDITRNRDSFEEIISKVEANIHIIGIDSDLFFTANENKETFEELKKLNKNVSYGEIKSIHGHDAFLIEYKQLDNLLKDIF